One window of the Eucalyptus grandis isolate ANBG69807.140 chromosome 6, ASM1654582v1, whole genome shotgun sequence genome contains the following:
- the LOC104451825 gene encoding basic leucine zipper 4: MFCSDDPVHHQLLTYDELEELLSILESESPVSPNNSCSEGSNRTLSSAEDDRKRRRMESNRKSAARSRYRKKQHLEELTDELNRLGVVNRELKSRLEYAMTQFFTVQTENERLRSECASLSARLSDLHWILLAMQNHINPR; this comes from the coding sequence ATGTTCTGCTCGGATGACCCGGTTCACCACCAGCTCCTCACTTATGACGAGCTGGAAGAGCTCCTGTCGATCCTCGAGTCAGAGAGCCCCGTCAGCCCCAATAACTCTTGCTCAGAGGGCTCGAACCGGACCCTCAGTTCCGCAGAGGATGATCGGAAGCGGAGGCGGATGGAATCAAACCGGAAGTCGGCGGCCCGGTCCCGCTATCGCAAGAAGCAGCACCTTGAGGAGCTCACGGACGAGTTGAACCGGCTGGGTGTCGTGAACCGGGAACTTAAGAGCCGGCTCGAATACGCCATGACCCAGTTCTTCACCGTGCAGACGGAAAACGAGCGGTTGAGATCCGAGTGTGCGTCCCTATCAGCTCGGCTCTCGGATCTACATTGGATTCTACTCGCCATGCAAAATCACATCAACCCTCGTTAA